A stretch of Arachis hypogaea cultivar Tifrunner chromosome 15, arahy.Tifrunner.gnm2.J5K5, whole genome shotgun sequence DNA encodes these proteins:
- the LOC112748808 gene encoding putative F-box protein At5g55150, giving the protein MGEVVDQWANIHQDMLDEFAKRFHLYDDYLQLRLVCKQWNFKLPKILNGNKAPWLLLPIGGGAATNEAFKVDTHKEILEEKGIYHLTLPELQYQLIRGSCYGWLIIVSMYEGTIRMLNPLTKVFLDLPPISNLPDVIYNEDQCSFYFHGHYMITEKTILANKFLIWKVIINSAPDDINFMAVALYGSSRLAFYKPSNKRWLKLPTRALPYFQDVIFFQRWIFAIEYDGQLYRFDTMTKAGPMVTIFKPSTPFHTVTTKDINQKYLIVTADRSLLMVVRHLINLICEEEERSYKTTKFDIYELKENSNAWSRISSLGNYILVIGFNASVQMFAGNLLNSKGNQIYFTDSLVEEQSLVETYYHNIGIFNLEDGSCQEVLSDVNFFCPPVWILP; this is encoded by the coding sequence ATGGGAGAGGTAGTTGATCAATGGGCAAACATTCATCAAGATATGTTGGACGAATTCGCAAAGCGGTTCCATTTATATGATGACTATCTTCAACTTCGATTGGTTTGTAAGCAGTGGAACTTCAAACTTCCGAAGATCCTCAATGGCAACAAAGCTCCATGGCTGCTGTTACCTATTGGCGGCGGTGCTGCTACTAACGAAGCTTTCAAAGTTGATACTCACAAAGAAATTCTTGAAGAGAAGGGGATTTACCATCTCACACTTCCCGAATTACAATACCAACTTATCCGTGGTTCTTGTTATGGATGGTTAATAATTGTATCCATGTACGAAGGCACCATAAGAATGTTAAATCCATTGACAAAAGTTTTCTTGGATCTTCCTCCAATCTCAAATCTGCCGGATGTAATTTATAACGAAGATCAATGTAGTTTTTACTTTCATGGACACTACATGATCACCGAGAAAACCATCcttgcaaataaatttctaatttgGAAGGTTATTATAAATTCAGCTCCCGATGACATTAATTTTATGGCGGTGGCTTTATATGGATCTTCTAGATTGGCCTTTTACAAGCCAAGTAATAAGAGATGGCTGAAATTACCAACAAGGGCTCTTCCATATTTTCAAGATGTCATATTTTTTCAACGGTGGATATTTGCAATAGAATATGATGGGCAGCTATACAGATTTGATACAATGACAAAAGCAGGTCCCATGGTAACAATTTTTAAACCCTCAACTCCCTTTCATACTGTTACTACAAAAGACATTAATCAAAAATATCTGATTGTGACTGCTGATAGAAGTTTATTGATGGTGGTAAGACATCTTATTAATTTGATTTGTGAGGAAGAGGAACGTTCCTACAAGACTACCAAATTCGATATTTATGAATTGAAGGAAAATTCAAATGCATGGTCAAGGATTAGTAGTTTGGGAAATTATATACTGGTAATTGGATTTAATGCTTCTGTTCAAATGTTTGCTGGCAATCTTTTAAATTCCAAAGGAAATCAAATCTACTTTACAGATAGCTTGGTTGAAGAGCAATCGTTAGTAGAGACTTATTATCATAACATTGGCATCTTCAATTTAGAAGATGGGAGTTGCCAAGAAGTGTTATCAGATGTTAACTTTTTTTGTCCTCCTGTTTGGATACTTCCTtga